In the genome of Pseudomonas bubulae, one region contains:
- a CDS encoding ABC transporter substrate-binding protein, with protein MNSFNRLAVVISLATLFPLGAYAAAPADSKGTVEVVHWWTSGGEAKAVDVLKKLIEKDGYTWQDSAVAGGGGAAAMTVLKTRAVSGNPPSAAQIKGPDLQEWGALGLLTNLDEVSKANNWDGMLSKTVSDTMKYDGHYVAVPVNIHRVNWLWINPEVFKKAGIDKAPTTLDELFAAGDKLKAAGFIPLAHGGQPWQDSTVFEDLVLSVMGPQGYKKAFVDLDEKTLTGPQMAEVFSKLKKLQGYMDPDGTGQDWNLEAAKVINGKAGMQIMGDWAKSEWAAAGKKAGTDFECVPFPGTQGSFTYNIDSLAMFKLSAKNNTPGNIAAQNDVAKVALEPEFQYVFNQNKGSIPVRSDLDMSKFDSCAQASAKDFAEAGKTHGQLPSMAHNMATSLAVQGAIFDTVSNFMSDKSADPATAGKKLYSAIKSAQ; from the coding sequence ATGAATTCATTCAATCGCCTCGCCGTTGTCATTTCGCTTGCCACACTGTTCCCCCTGGGTGCTTATGCTGCCGCCCCTGCCGATTCCAAAGGCACGGTTGAAGTGGTGCATTGGTGGACCTCCGGCGGTGAAGCCAAAGCGGTTGATGTGCTGAAAAAACTGATCGAAAAAGACGGTTATACCTGGCAGGACAGCGCTGTAGCAGGCGGTGGCGGTGCTGCGGCCATGACCGTGCTGAAAACCCGCGCCGTCTCCGGCAACCCGCCATCAGCGGCGCAGATCAAGGGCCCGGACTTGCAGGAGTGGGGCGCACTGGGTTTGTTGACCAACCTCGATGAGGTGTCCAAGGCCAACAACTGGGATGGCATGCTGTCCAAGACCGTATCCGACACCATGAAGTACGACGGCCATTACGTGGCGGTACCGGTGAATATTCACCGGGTGAACTGGTTGTGGATCAACCCTGAAGTCTTCAAAAAGGCCGGTATCGACAAGGCGCCCACTACCCTTGACGAACTTTTTGCTGCGGGCGACAAGCTCAAGGCAGCGGGCTTTATTCCCCTGGCCCACGGCGGCCAGCCGTGGCAGGACAGCACGGTCTTTGAAGACCTGGTGCTGAGCGTCATGGGCCCGCAAGGCTATAAAAAAGCGTTCGTCGATCTTGATGAGAAAACCCTCACCGGCCCGCAGATGGCTGAAGTGTTCAGCAAACTGAAAAAACTCCAGGGCTATATGGACCCTGACGGCACCGGCCAGGACTGGAACCTGGAAGCGGCCAAGGTGATCAACGGCAAGGCCGGCATGCAGATCATGGGTGACTGGGCGAAAAGCGAATGGGCTGCTGCGGGCAAAAAGGCCGGTACTGATTTCGAATGCGTGCCGTTTCCGGGCACCCAGGGCAGCTTTACCTACAACATCGACTCGCTGGCGATGTTCAAACTCTCGGCGAAAAACAACACGCCGGGCAATATCGCCGCGCAAAACGACGTGGCCAAAGTCGCCCTTGAACCCGAATTCCAGTACGTGTTCAACCAGAACAAAGGCTCGATCCCGGTACGCAGTGACCTGGACATGAGCAAGTTCGACAGCTGTGCCCAGGCCTCGGCCAAGGATTTTGCCGAAGCGGGCAAAACCCACGGTCAGTTGCCGAGCATGGCGCATAACATGGCCACCTCGCTGGCGGTACAGGGCGCTATTTTCGACACGGTAAGCAACTTTATGAGCGACAAGAGTGCTGATCCGGCCACTGCCGGGAAAAAGCTCTATTCGGCCATCAAGTCGGCACAGTAA
- a CDS encoding carbohydrate ABC transporter permease has protein sequence MINAQRFTFSRVAIYATLILAAAVYLVPLVVMLLTSFKTPEDIRTGNLLSWPQVIDGIGWIKAWDTVGGYFWNSVKITVPAVLISTFIGAMNGYVLSMWRFRGSQLFFGLLLFGCFLPFQTVLLPASFTIGKLGLANTTTGLVLVHVVYGLAFTTLFFRNYYVSIPDALVKAARLDGAGFFTIFGRILLPMSVPIVMVCLIWQFTQIWNDFLFGVVFASGDAQPITVALNNLVNTSTGAKEYNVDMAAAMIAGLPTLLVYIFAGKYFLRGLTSGAVKG, from the coding sequence ATGATTAATGCTCAGCGTTTTACCTTCAGCCGTGTGGCGATCTACGCCACCCTGATCCTTGCGGCGGCGGTGTATCTGGTGCCGCTGGTGGTGATGCTGCTTACCAGTTTCAAAACCCCGGAAGACATCCGCACCGGCAACCTGCTGAGCTGGCCGCAAGTGATCGACGGTATCGGCTGGATCAAGGCCTGGGACACGGTGGGCGGGTATTTCTGGAACTCGGTGAAAATCACCGTGCCAGCGGTCCTGATTTCGACCTTTATCGGCGCCATGAACGGTTATGTCTTGTCGATGTGGCGTTTTCGCGGTTCGCAGCTGTTTTTCGGCCTGCTGTTGTTTGGCTGCTTCCTGCCGTTTCAGACGGTGTTGCTGCCGGCCTCGTTCACCATCGGCAAACTGGGGCTGGCCAACACCACCACCGGCCTGGTGCTGGTGCATGTGGTCTACGGTCTGGCCTTTACCACGCTGTTTTTCCGCAACTACTACGTGAGTATCCCGGATGCGCTGGTCAAGGCTGCGCGTCTGGACGGTGCGGGCTTTTTCACTATTTTCGGGCGCATCCTGCTGCCGATGTCGGTGCCCATCGTCATGGTCTGCCTGATCTGGCAGTTCACTCAAATCTGGAACGACTTTCTGTTTGGTGTGGTGTTTGCCAGTGGCGATGCGCAGCCGATTACGGTGGCGCTCAACAACCTGGTCAATACCAGCACCGGCGCCAAGGAATACAACGTGGACATGGCTGCGGCCATGATCGCGGGGCTGCCGACGCTGCTGGTCTACATCTTTGCGGGCAAGTATTT
- a CDS encoding carbohydrate ABC transporter permease — MSSVAVFSKASPFDALQRWLPKLVLAPSMLIVLVGFYGYIFWTFLLSFTNSSFMPSYQWVGLQQYARLMANDRWWVASKNLAVFGGMFIVISLVIGVFLAILLDQRIRKEGFIRTIYLYPMALSMIVTGTAWKWLLNPGLGLDKMLRDWGWEGFRFDWLLDQDRVVYCLVIAAVWQASGFVMAMFLAGLRGVDQSIIRAAQVDGANLPTIYLRIVLPSLRPVFFSAFMILAHIAIKSFDLVSAMTAGGPGYSSDLPAMFMYSFTFSRGQMGIGSASAIMMLGAILAILVPYLYSELRNKRHD; from the coding sequence ATGAGTTCCGTGGCTGTGTTCAGCAAGGCCTCGCCCTTTGATGCGCTGCAGCGCTGGTTGCCCAAGCTGGTTTTGGCGCCGAGCATGCTGATCGTATTGGTGGGCTTTTATGGCTACATTTTTTGGACGTTCCTGCTGTCGTTCACCAACTCCAGTTTTATGCCCAGCTACCAGTGGGTCGGCCTGCAGCAATATGCGCGCTTGATGGCCAATGACCGCTGGTGGGTTGCGAGCAAGAACCTGGCGGTGTTTGGTGGCATGTTTATCGTCATCAGCCTGGTGATTGGCGTGTTCCTGGCGATTCTGCTCGACCAGCGGATTCGCAAGGAAGGTTTTATCCGCACCATCTACCTGTACCCGATGGCGCTCTCCATGATCGTCACCGGTACGGCCTGGAAATGGCTGCTCAACCCGGGCCTGGGGCTGGATAAAATGCTTCGTGACTGGGGCTGGGAAGGCTTTCGCTTTGACTGGCTGCTGGATCAGGACCGGGTGGTGTACTGCCTGGTGATCGCGGCGGTATGGCAGGCCTCCGGATTTGTCATGGCGATGTTTCTGGCCGGGTTGCGCGGGGTTGATCAGTCGATCATTCGTGCCGCTCAGGTCGACGGCGCAAACTTGCCGACCATCTACTTGCGCATTGTCCTGCCGAGCCTGCGACCGGTGTTTTTCAGCGCCTTCATGATCCTGGCGCACATTGCCATCAAGAGCTTCGACCTGGTGTCAGCGATGACTGCCGGTGGCCCTGGCTACTCCTCGGATCTGCCTGCGATGTTCATGTACTCCTTTACTTTCAGCCGTGGGCAAATGGGCATCGGTTCTGCCAGCGCGATCATGATGCTGGGCGCGATTCTGGCCATTCTCGTGCCGTATCTGTATTCCGAGCTGAGGAACAAACGCCATGATTAA